In Candida orthopsilosis Co 90-125, chromosome 6 draft sequence, the following are encoded in one genomic region:
- a CDS encoding Rim13 protein (protease of the pH response pathway, to mediate activation of Rim101p via C-terminal cleavage) — translation MSLATFLHHIQQSNLFNSIDDYPRAKSEALEAIKVLNVIAKDYSVHANAPYLKSLSEFALKNYERVQTKQSVSEKLLWLSSKSGNSFYFPLIGFSERLTSASDIFTADSSKYVDLDPSVMTVPAGVDVHFNPVATTHWQDDKTHLLNLYQDLLTNCSFVSSYIALTNANFSTYTLISPHNASPEYRITLTFNGSKRIVGIDDRLPHIIESSRNLTLKSFTDSQLYWPALIEKAYLKVMGHGYCFEGSNMANDTYLLSGWIPEVIKLTSNRSVDMLVRLCELRSRNEVTLGIGTESFSSQFSSSINLIGEHDYVIEDFDGQCITLKNPWVTGDLSTRLVKVYNLTHFKYLYVNWKPKFGVKVYKENFIYTVKDNIIDQSQFTIECGKETWLLLEKHLPVEGTHWMRINVYKSANRVASPFDHEEHYVFETNNRLQLIRLPPGAFTLVIWSNKSGRYSLMSYGTSFFKSKYQFPHIQSLDGEWTNETAGGNWTVASYVDNPQFDLIVTKPTTIKLILHAKGLVNFDVFFADKLKPGQRIRSYNKTKCLTDDKYSQDYQSKLLKIEPGSYKIVVSNFNGSPTSFKLLLNSIEPISIDRIPSTMSLYTLKKTFNWNQQNRYKLYFKTSIHNSSIIVKIRHTDDEIALYGRQTDYRPAMRASIFNAVTKEPVQINEEFRDDCLYGLYVEERIMDPGEYILLIERFEIGKGRCDVVLGSDHKVVLL, via the coding sequence ATGTCTCTAGCTACTTTTCTCCATCATATACAACAAAGTAATCTATTTAATTCAATAGATGATTACCCACGGGCTAAATCTGAAGCACTTGAAGCTATTAAAGTGTTGAATGTAATAGCAAAAGATTATTCAGTACATGCAAATGCACCATACTTGAAGTCGTTATCCGAGTTTGCATTGAAAAACTATGAAAGAGTGCAGACAAAACAACTGGTGTCAGAAAAGCTTCTTTGGCTATCGTCAAAGTCTGGAAATAGCTTTTACTTCCCGTTGATTGGTTTTAGTGAGAGATTAACATCTGCATCTGACATATTTACTGCAGATTCATCCAAATATGTGGACTTGGACCCGTCTGTAATGACTGTTCCAGCAGGCGTTGATGTACACTTCAATCCAGTTGCTACAACACATTGGCAAGACGATAAAACTCACTTGTTAAACCTATATCAAGATCTCTTAACCAATTGCTCATTTGTATCATCATATATTGCTTTGACAAATGCCAACTTCTCCACTTACACACTTATATCTCCACACAATGCATCACCTGAATACCGGATTACACTAACGTTTAACGGATCTAaaagaattgttggaattgatgaCAGATTGCCGCATATTATTGAGTCAAGTAGGAATTTgactttgaaatcatttaCTGATTCTCAATTGTATTGGCCTGCATTGATCGAAAAAGCATATTTGAAAGTTATGGGACATGGGTACTGCTTTGAAGGTTCAAATATGGCAAATGATACGTATTTACTAAGTGGTTGGATTCCAGAAGTTATAAAGTTGACAAGCAATAGGCTGGTTGACATGCTAGTTCGATTATGTGAATTGAGACTGCGCAATGAAGTGACTTTGGGTATTGGAACTGAAAGCTTTAGTAGTCAGTTTAGctcatcaatcaacttgattGGTGAACATGATTACGTTATTGAAGATTTCGATGGTCAATGTATCACTTTAAAAAACCCATGGGTTACTGGTGACTTATCTACACGACTTGTCAAGGTTTACAACTTGACTCATTTCAAGTACTTGTATGTGAATTGGAAGCCCAAGTTTGGTGTAAAGGTATATAAGGAGAACTTTATCTACACAGTAAAGGATAACATTATTGATCAATCACAATTTACAATCGAATGTGGAAAGGAGACATGGCTACTACTTGAGAAGCATTTGCCAGTGGAAGGCACTCATTGGATGAGGATCAACGTCTACAAATCTGCAAACAGGGTTGCATCTCCATTCGACCACGAGGAACACTACGTCTTCGAGACCAACAATCGTCTCCAGTTGATCAGGTTGCCTCCAGGTGCGTTTACATTGGTTATTTGGTCGAATAAGCTGGGGCGTTATTCATTAATGTCCTATGGCACatcttttttcaaactgAAATATCAATTTCCTCATATACAATCACTTGATGGCGAGTGGACCAATGAGACAGCTGGCGGAAACTGGACTGTGGCATCGTATGTAGACAATCCTCAATTTGATCTCATTGTGACTAAACCAACTACAATAAAATTGATCCTCCATGCAAAAGGACTTGttaattttgatgttttctTTGCCGACAAGTTGAAACCAGGACAACGTATTCGAAGTTACAACAAGACAAAATGTCTTACTGACGATAAATACTCACAAGATTATCAATCGAAATTACTAAAGATTGAACCGGGGTCTTATAAGATTGTTGTCTCTAATTTCAATGGTTCTCCAACATCATTCAAactattgttgaattcaatCGAACCAATATCTATAGATCGTATTCCCTCAACAATGTCGCTATacactttgaaaaagacgTTTAATTGGAACCAACAGAATAGATACAAGTTGTATTTCAAGACAAGTATCCACAATTCCTCAATCATTGTTAAAATACGACatactgatgatgaaattgcGTTGTATGGTCGACAAACTGATTATCGGCCGGCAATGAGAGCTTCAATATTTAATGCAGTGACCAAGGAACCAGTACAGATAAATGAAGAGTTTAGGGATGACTGCTTGTATGGGTTGTATGTTGAGGAGAGAATAATGGACCCTGGGGAgtatattttgttgattgaacGATTTGAAATCGGAAAGGGGAGATGTGATGTTGTCTTGGGAAGTGATCATAAAGTGGTTTTACTATGA
- a CDS encoding Ost3 protein (S. cerevisiae homolog OST3 has dolichyl-diphosphooligosaccharide-protein glycotransferase activity and has role in protein N-linked glycosylation, protein complex assembly): protein MKSLSLLVLTFICTIVHCGLTNDQLLKTVQNSKHKLLTLNDENYESILNGPRDYHVVALLTSNSPQINCVLCHQISPELEIVADSWVKDHPKGIKLEEDEEETTETKDKKTQAKNIYFFKAEFAESKKLFSLFELNTIPKIFHFKPTKALGPKNFLREKQEYQFFQGDHKTLMLNWVQDVTGQKITLYVPIDNTKLIIHAIIGFVSVFLLKRYRKYVGKALTSKLLWCIVSLISVLLFTTGYMFNQIRGSPYVLEHADGRTDYFAPGQQTQFGIETQIMSFVYGVLSILVIILIKRAPEIKNDSISLILVSVVSLLIFVLFSLLLSIFGLKGMGFPYRFIRFF, encoded by the coding sequence ATGAAAAGCTTGTCTTTGCTAGTGCTCACATTCATTTGCACAATTGTACATTGTGGTCTAACAAATGACCAATTACTCAAAACagttcaaaattcaaaacacaaattATTAacattgaatgatgaaaattatgAAAGTATCTTAAATGGACCAAGAGATTATCATGTCGTGGCTCTTTTAACTTCGAACTCCCCTCAAATCAACTGTGTCTTGTGTCATCAAATCTCCCcagaattggaaattgttgctgattCATGGGTCAAGGATCATCCAAAGGGAATTAAACttgaagaggatgaagaggaaACAACTGAAACTAAAGATAAGAAAACGCAAGCTAAAAACATCTACTTCTTCAAAGCAGAATTTGCcgaatcaaaaaaattgttttcctTATTTGAGTTAAACACTATTCCTAAAATTTTCCATTTCAAACCTACTAAAGCTTTAGGTCCCAAGAACTTCTTGCGTGAAAAACAAGAAtatcaattcttccaaGGTGATCACAAGACTTTGATGCTCAATTGGGTTCAAGATGTAACCGGACAAAAAATCACCTTGTACGTCCCCATAGACAAcaccaaattgataatCCATGCCATTATTGGGTTTGTCTCCGtgtttttattgaaaagataTCGTAAATATGTCGGTAAAGCCCTCACTTCAAAACTTTTATGGTGTATCGTTTCATTGATCTCCGTGTTATTGTTCACTACTGGATACATGTTTAATCAAATTAGAGGAAGCCCCTATGTACTCGAACATGCTGACGGTAGAACTGATTATTTTGCTCCAGGacaacaaactcaatttggtattgaaaCTCAAATCAtgtcttttgtttatgGAGTTTTGAGTattttggtgataattttgattaaACGAGCACCCGAAATTAAAAATGATTCCATTTCATTAATCTTGGTATCAGTTGTGAGTTTATTgatctttgttttgtttagttTGCTTTTGTCGATCTTTGGGTTGAAAGGAATGGGATTCCCATATAGATTTATTAGATTTTTTTAA
- a CDS encoding Psd2 protein (S. cerevisiae homolog PSD2 has role phosphatidylcholine biosynthetic process and localizes to endosome), whose amino-acid sequence MGERSQDPSKSSSGSNTSSNSTSYASLKNIENNGTTKISVDNNQNHATPYKLYLKINANRAADLVTTTDTEKETNTSKYSSKKFINPVLVAKINDKKKVTQRKTNTNQPSWDDELNISLKRGDLSSILMISVWDKHKRYKNYLGELRLSLENLFLREDGSFTEKTELKWYGLSSNSTVHAFVTGSILLSFELFVKKRKSRVVKGKADVGSNIGAQMQGLRINVTEQEFRAWLRSLIEPDSKALHSLTPDEQGFYDEAMTDASEMESLATKKSAGSALSNDIPLNNSKMDNFLNVRGNDRCASSFSEQSSYLSTDAYSDGNLSHGGGGRKEKPKRRLGIRKINHSRNDLFKDNKFELRGRQVLGVLFIEIVSCEDLPPVTNFTRTSFDMDPFVVVTFGKKTFRTSWKRHTLSPIFNERVAFEVMAHESNYTVQFSILDRDRFSFHDDVAHIKLGLRDLIELSPFQSLMDHGVSGSDASINLEPGFSTGDNDTNSNSNVKILEDDNIVKSVRRGRFSNRRKIVESTVDTSKFKVMSLNLDLHDQKYLGKYSPKLKIRVRFETYNDLRKEFWRVLLKQYDLGGTKEDEAYDYMELISLLDALGTKDADSLVEEFYKNLRKNYSADSLTYDEIIEQLEIHVSLNDQNSNRIFVFDTCPLCSQKRLSKKQDIDIITHFAICASKDWSIVNKLLVSSYATPRHATKKWYSKALIKLTYGKYKLGGNTANIFVQDRLTGIIVEEKMSVYVRLGIRLLYKGLDKAKSKRVRLLLSSLSKKQGKKFDSPSSKADIASFIKFHKLSLDDCLIDNPDGYPTFNEFFYRKLKPNARVIEDEENEGIVSSPADCRCTVFDSVDDATSLWIKGRNFSLAKLFNGNFQNLNTTNLYKPDQCSLGIFRLAPQDYHRFHSPVSGTIGQIKYIEGEYYTVNPMAIRSELDVFGENVRSVIPIHTEEYGTVIMIAVGAMMVGSICLTKQDGDSIERGEEVGYFKFGGSTIILLFDRTKFTFDSDLVSNSKSCIETLVRVGQSIGHSPGVNEFKRDHVEFDQLPQNTKLQLIRVLTGGDLTDKHQLSNWEASRAGIEEDDEEDIYVSDSNIDFGADSSMDEEGSITSG is encoded by the coding sequence ATGGGAGAACGAAGTCAAGATCCTTCCAAGTCAAGCTCCGGATCCAACACCAGTTCTAATTCAACGTCGTATGCATCACTTAAAAATATCGAGAATAATGGAACTACCAAGATCAGCGTAgacaacaaccaaaatcaCGCAACTCCATACAAATTGTACTTGAAAATAAATGCTAATCGAGCTGCCGACTTGGTCACGACAACAGATACCGAGAAGGAGACAAACACAAGTAAATACTCATCGaagaaatttatcaatCCAGTGCTAGTCGCCAAGATTAATGacaagaagaaagtgaCACAGAGAAAAACCAATACCAATCAACCGAGTTGggatgatgagttgaaCATCTCATTGAAACGAGGAGACTTGTCATcgattttgatgatttcagTGTGGGACAAGCACAAACGATACAAGAACTATCTAGGAGAATTGAGATTGAGTCTAGAAAATCTATTTTTGAGAGAGGATGGAAGTTTTACTGAAAAGACTGAATTAAAATGGTATGGTCTTAGTTCCAATTCCACAGTTCATGCATTCGTCACTGGGTCTATTTTACtatcatttgaattgtttgtcaaaaagagaaagtcACGAGTTGTCAAGGGAAAGGCAGATGTAGGGTCAAATATAGGTGCACAAATGCAAGGTTTGAGGATAAATGTGACAGAGCAGGAATTCAGGGCATGGTTGAGAAGCTTGATTGAGCCTGATTCAAAAGCACTTCACCTGTTGACACCAGATGAGCAAGGATTTTATGATGAGGCGATGACAGATGCATCTGAAATGGAGTCTTTAGCAACAAAGAAGTCTGCCGGCTCAGCTTTAAGCAATGACATACCTCTaaacaattccaaaatgGACAATTTTCTCAATGTTCGTGGTAATGACAGGTGTGCAAGCTCTTTTTCCGAGCAGTCATCGTATTTATCAACTGATGCATATAGTGACGGAAACTTGTCTCATGGAGGTGGCGggagaaaagaaaaaccaAAGAGGAGGTTGGGTATAAGGAAAATTAATCATTCTCGTAACGACCTTTTCAAAGacaataaatttgaattgagaGGGCGACAAGTATTGggtgttttgtttattgagATTGTGTCGTGTGAGGATTTACCACCAGTAACAAATTTCACTCGCACTAGTTTTGATATGGATCCATTTGTGGTTGTGACATTCGGTAAAAAGACGTTTCGAACAAGTTGGAAACGCCATACTTTACTGCCAATTTTTAACGAACGTGTTGCATTTGAAGTAATGGCTCATGAAAGTAATTACACGGTTCAATTTTCCATTCTTGACCGGGACAGATTCTCTTTCCATGATGATGTTGCGCATATAAAGTTGGGCCTTCGGGATCTCATTGAATTGTCACCATTCCAGTCCTTAATGGATCATGGTGTGTCGGGCTCAGATGCAAGTATAAATTTAGAACCAGGATTTTCCACGGGTGATAATGACACTAATCTGAATTCCAATGTCAAGATCTTGGAGGACGACAACATCGTCAAGTCGGTTAGAAGAGGACGGTTTTCAAATAGgagaaaaattgttgaatccaCGGTGGACAcatcaaaattcaaagtGATGTCTTTAAATCTTGATTTGCATGATCAAAAGTATTTGGGAAAGTATtctccaaaattgaagatcCGTGTTCGTTTTGAAACTTATAACGACTTGAGAAAGGAATTCTGGAGagtgttgttgaagcagTACGATTTGGGTGGgacaaaagaagatgaagcgTATGACTACATGGAATTGATCTCCCTCTTGGATGCATTGGGAACCAAGGATGCAGATAGTTTGGTTGAGGAGTTTTACAAAAACTTGCGTAAAAACTACTCAGCTGATTCATTGACCTATGATGAGATTATCGAGCAATTGGAAATCCACGTCAGCTTAAACGaccaaaattcaaataggatatttgtatttgaCACATGTCCCTTGTGCTCACAAAAGAGGCTTTCAAAAAAACAAGATATAGATATCATCACccattttgcaatttgtgCTTCCAAGGATTGGAGTATAGTGAATAAACTTCTTGTTTCATCTTATGCTACTCCACGTCACGCAACCAAAAAGTGGTACTCCAAAGCACTTATAAAACTCACATATGGGAAGTATAAATTGGGTGGAAACACAGCAAATATCTTTGTTCAAGATCGGTTAACAGGTATTATTGTGGAGGAGAAAATGAGTGTTTATGTTCGGTTAGGGATTCGTTTATTATATAAAGGTTTGGACAAAGCTAAATCAAAGAGGGTGAGACTATTACTTAGCAGTTTGAGCAAGAAACAAGGAAAGAAGTTTGACTCACCACTGCTGAAGGCTGATATTGCatcatttatcaaattccaCAAACTCAGCCTTGATGATTGTTTAATTGATAACCCCGATGGATATCCAACCTttaatgaatttttttACAGGAAGTTGAAACCTAATGCTCGAGTCATCGAGGATGAGGAAAACGAGGGTATTGTTTCTTCCCCGGCTGATTGCAGATGTACCGTATTCGATTCTGTCGATGATGCTACAAGCTTGTGGATAAAAGGGAGAAACTTCTCTTTAGCAAAGTTATTTAACGGAAATTTCCAGAATTTGAATACAACTAATTTATATAAACCCGATCAATGCTCTTTGGGAATATTCAGGTTGGCACCACAGGACTATCATAGGTTTCATTCACCCGTTTCTGGGACAATAGGTCAAATCAAGTATATTGAAGGTGAATATTACACAGTGAACCCGATGGCTATTAGATCAGAATTAGATGTGTTTGGAGAAAATGTACGAAGTGTTATTCCCATACATACTGAAGAATATGGCACGGTAATTATGATTGCTGTAGGGGCCATGATGGTGGGGTCAATATGTCTAACGAAACAAGATggtgattcaattgaacgAGGAGAAGAAGTCGGATACTTTAAATTTGGTGGATCAACgatcattttgttgtttgatagAACAAAATTTACATTTGATAGCGATTTGGTgtcaaattccaaatcttgTATTGAAACATTGGTCAGAGTTGGTCAATCAATTGGACATTCACCCGGTGTTAATGAATTCAAGAGAGACcatgttgaatttgatcaattacCACAAAATACCAAATTGCAATTAATTCGTGTGTTGACTGGTGGTGATTTAACTGATAAGCAccaattgagtaattgGGAGGCAAGTCGAGCTGGAATAGAAGAAGACGATGAGGAGGATATTTATGTATCGgattcaaatattgattttggtgcCGATTCGTCAATGGATGAGGAGGGGTCGATCACTTCGGGGTAG
- a CDS encoding Pan3 protein (S. cerevisiae homolog PAN3 has poly(A)-specific ribonuclease activity, has role in postreplication repair, mRNA 3'-end processing and localizes to PAN complex): MNINLDTAKDVLCKNVLIYGYCKYQDKGCAFSHHKSTGLQSGGAGNGEGNGQEPESQADQLQAQPSQQLKSKQSRSRLQQQQQQQQQQQQQQQIPLTGTASAKSTESNNGRRKFNIETPLFQPSGGNDRLISGITSKFSNLSPTVKDAPIFQPESLASFQGQDGIQSPQQRQQSQNNSSAFQFGAKKFNVSTPSFTPSNFDFSPGVSGTTSNQPQPHQQQQQQHHHHFSGPPQSLPPNGPSSARSLGGVIQPQQPSSNPYLQNTQSPLASGNQMPHSSLMNSAPPISSNFFPSSQSHPHHQGSGLEGNAVAGAAPAPPTSQHQQQQQAPLYPLQYHLYAPVPPPRLTVPIRDYETNALKMFIPNDLRENLHRRNEASLQTLQHSNLPEHVNSYHSLVPIDTSYDAVSKIWPGKNSLLFKCYSNNDGNLYVLRKIEPCNEITDESTFKSIKKWQKLRSNANIVGIKDVFTSLAFSSISGTKVENTTALCFVYDYYPNSKTLLERHKKSLRVEPITEDLLWTYLVQLVNALKEIHANGLSAGSSMEVSKIINTGENRIRLSSCGISDVLDYGKQDSPDVGQLQRQDIKNLGKVLLDLSSLLLPINLRSSQEDVLMRNLTNSTNLSDDFIKVLKVLDEIAVSPDNDVPDFNMKQFISDYLIDKTFSTVNSIQNSSDYFESQLTSELENSRLFRLLTKINFVVNTTTIGDNNLNKLSLNDANQIKIIQLFQQNLFQFYDPNGARVINLHKVLVNLNKLDCGVDEKLLLVNENECIIVSYKEVKEIIDCQFRQLKN; this comes from the coding sequence ATGAATATCAATCTAGATACAGCAAAGGATGTTCTTTGTAAAAACGTGTTGATATATGGATATTGCAAGTATCAAGATAAAGGATGTGCTTTTAGCCATCATAAACTGACAGGATTGCAGTCGGGTGGAGCTGGAAATGGAGAAGGCAACGGGCAAGAACCTGAATCACAGGCGGATCAGTTGCAGGCGCAACCGctgcaacaattgaaatctaAACAATCGCGATCTCGgttacaacaacaacaacaacagcagcagcagcagcagcagcagcagcaaatACCCCTTACTGGGACCGCTTCAGCAAAATCAACGGAATCAAATAATGGACGAagaaaattcaatattgaaactCCGTTGTTTCAACCAAGTGGTGGGAATGATCGATTGATTAGCGGTATaacttcaaaattttcaaatctctCTCCAACAGTTAAGGATGcaccaatttttcaacctGAATCGCTTGCATCATTTCAAGGTCAAGATGGGATACAATCCCCACAACAACGGCAACAATCTCAGAATAACCTGTCTGCTTTTCAGTTTGGAGCAAAGAAGTTCAATGTTAGCACGCCATCATTTACACCgtccaattttgatttttctcCGGGTGTATCTGGAACAACCTCCAaccaaccacaaccacatcaacaacagcagcagcaacatcatcatcatttctCTGGCCCACCGCAAAGTCTCCCTCCCAACGGCCCTTCAAGTGCAAGGTCACTAGGTGGAGTTatacaaccacaacagcCCTCATCTAACCCATATCTTCAGAATACCCAAAGTCCATTGGCTCTGGGAAATCAAATGCCGCACTCATCACTTATGAACTcagcaccaccaatttcatccaatttttttccatCGCTGCAAAgtcatcctcatcatcaggGGTCAGGACTAGAAGGAAATGCTGTGGCCGGTGCAGCGCCTGCACCACCAACTTCgcaacatcaacagcagcaacaagCACCATTGTATCCACTACAATATCATTTGTATGCCCCTGTACCACCACCCAGATTAACCGTTCCTATAAGAGATTATGAGACTAATGCATTAAAGATGTTCATCCCCAATGACTTAAGAGAGAATTTGCACCGTAGAAATGAAGCAAGTTTACAGACCCTTCAACATCTGAATTTGCCTGAACACGTAAATTCCTACCATTCATTAGTCCCCATAGATACATCCTATGATGCCGTAAGTAAAATTTGGCCCGGTAAGAATAgtcttttgttcaaatgttattcaaacaatgatGGGAATTTGTATGTATTGAGAAAAATTGAGCCTTGCAATGAAATCACTGATGAAAGTACATTCAAGAGTATAAAGAAATGGCAGAAACTCAGATCCAATGCCAACATAGTCGGGATCAAAGACGTATTTACATCGTTGGCCTTCAGTTCAATTAGTGGAACTAAAGTGGAAAATACCACCGCTTTatgttttgtttatgatTACTAtcccaattcaaaaacattgTTGGAGCGTCATAAGAAATCATTGAGAGTTGAGCCAATAACAGAGGATCTTTTGTGGACGTATCTCGTTCAATTGGTTAATGCATTAAAGGAAATACATGCAAACGGGTTAAGTGCTGGATCATCTATGGAAGTGAGCAAGATTATCAATACCGGAGAGAATAGGATTAGATTGAGCAGCTGCGGAATTAGTGATGTGTTGGATTATGGTAAGCAGGACAGCCCTGATGTAGGACAATTGCAACGTCAAGACATTAAAAATTTGGGTAAAGTTTTGCTTGATTTGAGCTCGTTGTTGCTTCCAATAAATTTAAGATCGAGTCAAGAAGATGTTTTGATGAGGAACCTAACAAATTCGACTAACTTGAGTGATGATTTTATaaaagttttgaaagtATTGGATGAAATTGCAGTCTCACCTGACAATGATGTACCGGATTTCAATATGAAACAATTCATCAGTGATTATTTAATCGACAAGACATTTTCCACTGTCAACAGTATACAAAACTCAAGTGATTATTTTGAACTGCAATTGACTtcagaattggaaaattctCGATTATTTAGATTATTAACCAAGATTAATTTCGTGGTTAATACCACCACTATTGGAGATAACAACCTTAACAAGTTGTCCTTAAATGATGccaatcaaatcaagattattcaattatttcagcaaaatttgtttcaattttatgATCCCAATGGAGCTAGAGTTATCAACTTGCACAAGGTTTTGGTTAATTTGAATAAGCTCGATTGTGGAGTTGATGAGAAATTGTTATTGGtgaatgaaaatgaatGCATCATTGTTAGCTATAAAGAAGTGAAGGAGATTATTGATTGTCAATTCAGacagttgaaaaattag